The sequence below is a genomic window from Salvelinus sp. IW2-2015 linkage group LG10, ASM291031v2, whole genome shotgun sequence.
ACAGCGACTCATGGAAGCCTGGCTAATGCCAATGGCATCTCCCATCCTCGTCTGGAAGGATCCTGAGGTGTTGATAATTCGTTTTACTTGAgacaggagaacaagaggagacataggacgaggtggataattttataataaggcaggTTTATTCAAGTGTAAAAATATTATGCAAAGCGGGCAGCACGCTCTTTCTATCTGATCCGTATGGGGTCGCAGGAAAAAAGGGACTAGTTCCAACACtagtacagtaatatatagacaacaagcaaagtaggtagatctgcgagtctggccttccgattggtcgaacTGGGTCTTGGGTAGTCCTGATCAGGCTGGTGTCCACGTTCCATTGGTTCCTGAGGTAGTTCTTTGTCCTGAGCTCCATCcctgagttgtgtgtgtctgtgtattgtcATGGGGAGGGGAGTTGTGGGTGTCGTGCATGTGTCCAATGAGTCAGCATAGTCCAATATAAAAGGGAGTGTGTATATTGTGTCAACCATAGCTAATGttagaagttgttaaaacaagtcaccAATATCTAATACAATTCCTTACAAatcccctcttcacgtctcacaagagacgtgacatacCGTATATAAAAAGACAAAACTAATGGATAAAATTTCAGAAGACAAATTTTtgattccctctcttcacgtctcacaagagcGTGACATAAAAGTATCTTAGTCCTCAAATAGATAAACAGGTCCAGCTTCCCCATCATCAAGCAATGGAACATTTGGCCCCTTTCCTGAATAGGTCTATGGCGGCAGTGATAACACGGCTAGCAAGCGTCCGCGCACATGGAATGCAACAGCACCCACAAAGTACAAGAATACCTGCAAATACGGAAATAGATACTAGGATAGAGGAAACCAGCGTCTTATATTTACCAAAGCATCCATCCATGAGTCCACATAGAAGTGTCCACTCCAGAATGCTGTTTCATCTTACCATTAAGGGTACGAAGTCCCTCAATGCTACAGTCAGACTCCCATCCGTAGCTGTGTTATTGGGAATGAAGTAACAACACTGTTCACCAAACATTGCACAGACCCCCCCCGTTCAGCCAATAACATATCAACCGCGATTCTATTTTGAAATGCCATCAGGGATGTGGCTGCCAATTGTCCATGGACCGCCTCAAAGCCTTGTTGATTCCAATTACCCAGTTTCTGGATATTAAATGAATGTAGTTATTCTGCCCACATTTTTATAACCGACACCACCAACAGACAGAAGATTCAAACCCAGCTGTCACTTAGTCCACCAGTTTATATTCATCTGGCACCCCCTAGGGACACCAATAGCATCAATGTAAGTTGAGTCGTAAATGAGCAAGGACCAAAAAGGAGTCCACTCCAATAACTACACCTGGAGTGGCCAACCACACATTAGTAACCCAAAAAACGAGAATATGTTAAACCCTCAGGTCCATCCCTCTATACAACTTGTACCAGGTGGGCTCGTCGCCACCCGGAACTTCAAACCTTCACAACAGGGAGGACAAACATCACTTTTATTCATTTGACAACATCAACTACAGCAAACAAGGTCCTCCTCTGTCAGCCCACTCTCCTGCGAAAACTTGATTCCGTATCAGCCTCCTTGCCACATCTGTAACAAACTTTTCAAACAAGGTATGATACAGGCAGCACAGCACATTAGCATAAGAAGAACAACAACTAGAGTCAGAATCCAGTAACTATCATTGTAGTAGACTACCAAACCAACCACCCAGCCAGAGAacagtccactctcctccacacctgcaagacccttcatctccactgataaCCTTGCCAACCCACTCAGAGCTTTTGAAATGCTCCCATCCGGACTAGTATTGTTTAGGGACAAACGTGCAACACTGTTCTCCAATCattttacatacacctccctggttggccagaATCATGTCCATTCTAGTCTATTTTGTCTACTGGTTTGAGAGGTAGCCTCCAATCGTTCAGCCATCCCCGTAAGTACTGTTTGGTGTAGTTTAACAAATCATTGTGATTATAGTAGATATAATTGATCCAGGCATTCTGCTTAGCATCAACAATAGCTGGGCAAACTGGCAATAGATGCCACCGGCCATCATTCCTGTTTGATGTCTGGTATTCGTGGGGCCCCTATTGGGACCCCAACAGGTTGGTGTGCATGTTATCTGTACCCTCGGACCAAGAGCGTCACGGCTTGCCGTTCCTGGTTGGTACGAGTCTCTGTGTCATGTGCAGCTCCCAGAAGTTGATTAGCTGTAACCTCAATATAGCAATGGTgttatcagactggccaaaaCACATGTGCAACGCAATTTCCTTTCAAAATGGGGTCAACCCCTGGCAGTCCACACATCCAccatacatcagcaacacctctagTTAATAGTGCATTAGTGATGCAGTTAGTAGTAGGGAGCCTCCCATATTCCACACCCTACCTGTACCAGTGATACAGCTGTAAACATCCTCCATATGCCTTAACTCCCACGTACCTTCTGGGGAGTACTTCTGGGAACACAAAACTCAAGAGTTTTACACAAGGTTGAATTTGCTTAAAACTTTCCAATATACACATCCAACCTCCACATTACTTAGGGCAAATGGGTAGCACGCAGAATAGGCTGGCATGTCCACATACGACACAGTCCTTTCTATTAATATTCTGTAGGCCACCACATATTCTCCCTTCCTCATAACCAGTTTCAGTCCCCAATTGTTCACTATCTTAGATGTCTTTTACATTTATTACCTTACCAGATTGGAGAGCTTAGTGATGCGTGGACTTGGTCTTGAAGTGGTGAGGGGCCGGCTGAACCCTGGCCGTTGGAACTGGTGGTGTTCTGCAACACTGTGATGGTAACATCCCCATCGTATCCTATCAGACAGCTCAGGACTCAAGCAGTCCTGTAAAACCCCACCTTCTCCCAAAGAACACATCATCAGCCAGAGGACAAAcaacactttcacttctatgaacgtaCACAGTGAGGAAAGGTCGGGGTCAGGGAATTCTTCATAAAGGAGTTGACCCCTGAGCTTTATTAGCAACAGTTCTTCTCTTAACTCTGTGATCATTcgccagtgtcagtgtgtctcaccCTCAAGTGCGATATGCCCCCAGATcgagtgaatcaccttctcctttAATTCACCTGCAACGCAATAAATCCTGGACATACAGATTTGGTTAACCACCAGTTTTCTCATTTGTTTCTGATTATATATTAACTTCTATACCTATTTTTAGCTATAATTTTGAattttacattagtttatttCCAATAGGCCCCATCCTATCCTAGACACCACAATGTACCCCCCCCGTTTGATACCTGCTCTGGCCAGGTATCAACCTTACCTACTTTAATAATGACTTAGTACATTATTATATGAAACGTCCCATTCATTCCGCCCATATCCAATTCTCCCTTGGGCGTACATTCATATCTATTCTTttcaattctctgtcaagtgtCTTATCTACTTTGAAATGTATCTGTTGCTGCTTATATATGTTAacccctttctctctatcttatTTCACAGCCTACCTTGCTCATTTCCTGGTCCACCCTCCCCACTCTGCTCTCAAACCTTCAAGGTCTCAACAGTGCGGGTAGACCATCTGTCTGCCTTTTTCTAATAATAGTCAATACAACTATGTGTTCCTTTACAATACTAACTAAGTGTCTCACTGTTTTGACTTTATCTGCATGGATTTAAAATAACAACATGTCTTAATAGTGTCAATCTCTAAAGTCCTTACATAACCTTATAAACCTATCTCTATCTTCTAATGGCCAAACAAATGCTAACCTTATGGTCAAGAGTTATAAACTAGTATCCCAAATGACACAATTCATTATTCCCACTACATTCTCCCGTGAGTGATCAAGTCACCGGAAATGCAACGAAACAGAAAATAGGTCAAAAGTTACACCTACATTCGTGTCCATACCATATCTAAGACATACCAAAAGAACCTTTATCTTCTCAAAAGTCCCTTGCCTAAATAAACTCAGAAAGTAAAACTCCTATTCCAATATGAGTGTATTCTTTTAAGATATCTTATCTCTGGGAACACGGAAACCCTTAACCTTAATGTTTACTCCAAAAAACAAAATTATGTCACCAGCATTCAACCAGGCCCCCGTCGACTGGGAGACCATTGGGTGCTGCAATACTGCCATCTTCTGTCCATTCTCTGTATAGCTCTCCACCCCCAAACTATTCTAAGAGTTATGAGTGTGTGGAGGAATATCACAAATAAGGGGCCAGATATCCCTAGCCTTGCCCAGGGAGGGAGAAATGTCCCTCTAACTGGGCGATGTTCCTTTATCAGGGAGGCGGAGTTTGATGCCGCATCCCCTGAGTCAGGAATGTCTTCATTTGGAATCGGATTTagctgtttaaatcagctctgacttctgtcagtgTTCTAGAAGGGATTGGGCTGGAGTGCAATGTGTGAGGTGGTGCCAAGGTGCGCCTGATTTACCTTTGACCTGGACTGAGTGTGAAAGTACCTCCCTCACTTCGTACTGTCCAGTCACCTGGGTCTAGCCACTTTCTCTTGCGGACTTTTAACCCCACCCANNNNNNNNNNNNNNNNNNNNNNNNNAAGGGCATTCCATGATGGACAGTGATCTAAGTCCTCAGGATAAAAAAGACTTGGACAAGTTCATAAAGTTTTTCGCTTTGAAGGTAATGTCTTTAATTATACGCAATATTGCCACAATTAGATTATCAAGCACTTTCTATAGTATTCCTGAGTTGATTAATTCTCTATGTCATCAGACAGTACAGGTGATAGTCCAAGCTCGACTTGGGGAAAAAGTATGCACACGCTCCTTGTCTTCACCTACTGGCTCTGATTGGGTAAGTCACAATTCATTCTTGCCTCTCAACTCATTAATTTACTGGTGACATTTTTTTCCTGAAAGAGTTGTAGATTCAAGTCTCATTAAACTAAATTATTTTCACCAGTTCAACCTGGCAATCAAAGATATCCCAGAAGTTACACATGAGTCAAAGAAAGCTCTGGCCGGGCAGCTTCCTGGCATCGGACGGTCCATGTGTGTTGAGATCTCCCTCAAAACCTCAGAGGTAAGATAGCACAGACTGGTGTCACAGACAGTTATAGAGACCAGTGGTCTGGATCATTGGGCATTTGTTTGTCAATAAGTCCAAGTGACTGTAAATGTTAGAAAAACATCAACATGTTTCATATTTTCCAGGGAGACTCGATGGAATTGGAGACATGGTGTCTCGAAATGAACGAGAAGTAAGTAATGAGAATAAGTTTagcattttcttctttttgtGCCCCAGGTTTTGTAGTTGCTTTTTACATTTCATGGACCGTAACACTCATTGTAAAATGTATGATTCTTTTTTTTGCAGGTGTGACAAAGATATTAAGGTGTCCTACACTGTCTATAACCGCATGTCATTACTGCTCAAGTCACTACTGGCTATCACAAGGGTAACCCCAGCCTACAAACTCTCACGAAAGCAAGGGCATGACTATGTCATACTGTAcaggtttgtttgttttatgGTATACAGATATGTGTTAACATTATTTTGACCAGTATTGCTAATGATGATGTATATCGTGTTAGTAAACAATCTGACTAATAGATACATTCTTTTGCAGGATATATTTTGGAGAGGTTCAACTTACAGGATTGGGAGAAGGTAACCATGCCCGTTATATTAtttacagctgtctcttatacacatctagatgtgtataagagacagattatttacagtgcgttcggaaagtatccagaccccttgactttttccacattttgttatgttacagccttattctaaaatggattacattttcagacccccctcccccccccccatccatctacacacaataccccataatatcaaagcaaaaatagattttttgaatattttgcaaatgtatttttttttttaacggaaaaatcacatttacataagtattcaaaccatttactcagtactttgttgaagcacctttggcaacgattacaaccttgagtcttcttgggtatgacgctacaagcttggcacacctatatttggggagtttctcccattgttctctgcagatcctctcaagctctgtcaggttggattgggagcgtcgctgcacagctattttcaggtctccagagatattagattgggttcaagtccgggctctggctcggccactcaaggaaattcagagacttgttccgaagccactcctaccttgtcttgcctgtgtgcttatggtcgttatcctgttggaaggtgaaccttctccccagtctgaggtcctgtatgctctggaggaggttttcatcaaggatctctctgtactttgttctgtttatcattccctcgatcctgactagtctcccagtccctgccgctgaaaaacatcccacagcatgatgctgccaccaccatgcttccccgggaaggcattcaggccaaatagttcaatcttggtttcatcagaccatagaatcttgtttctcatggtctgagagtcctttaggtgccttttggtaactccaagcgggctgtcatgtgccatttactgaggagtgacttctgcctggccactctaccataaaggcctgatttgtggagtgctgcagagatggttgtccttctggcaggttctcccattttcacagaggaactctggagctctgtcagagtaaccatcgggttcttggtcacctcgccgACGAAAGCctttttcccccgattgctctgtttggcctggcagccagctctaggacgagtcttggtggttccaaacttctttcatttaagaatgatggaggccactgtgttcttggcgaccttcaatgtagcagaaattctttggtacccttccacagatgtttttgtacccttcccttgacacaattctgtctcggcgctctatggacagttccttcgacctcatcgcttgatttttgctctgacatacactgtcaactgtgggcccttaaatagacaggtgtgtgcctttccaaatcatgtccaatcagttgaatttaccaccggtggactccaatcaagttgtcaaaacatctcaaggatgatcaatggaaRcaggatgcacctgagttcaatttcatgtctcatagcatagggtctgaatacttacctaaatatggtatttctgttatttattatttcataaatttgcaaagatttctaaaaacctgttttcgctttgtcattatggggtattgtgtgtagattgatgtggggaaaACGTTTATTTAATCMattttggaataaggctgtaacataagaaaatgtggaaagagtcaaaggCTCTGTCGGTTGTGTGGGTCTTTGGAAGTGTTGTATAGGGCTGTGAAGATTCTGATATTTGTTGTTTCTGAATGCTGTTTTTCAGGGTTCCAGACAGTGCGTGTAGGAGTTGTGGGAACTCCTATTGGAACCATCACCTTATCTTGTGCTTACAGGACAAACCTGGCCTTCATGTCCACCAGGTACAGAAACAGAAGCTGTTCTTgttcacagcactgtatgtgcTCACTCAGCGGTCTCAAATGCACTGCCTGTAAAATCTGCCACTATATGTTTTCCCATTTTCTTCCACTATCCTCCTTATTCTCCACTGGTTTTACCTATACACTTATTCCTAATTCTATATTCATATTCTCACAGGCAGTTTGAGAGGACGGCTCCGATTATGGGCATAATCATTGACCACTTCGTTGAGCGCCCCTTTGGCAACATGGGACACATGCATCCATGTAACTACAGGTGGGTTAGCCCTCGCCCAAACACCTATACTGACCCAATACAGATTTGTGCATGCCTATTATTTATGATAATCTTTAGTGAAGTTCTAAAATAAAGGATTGTGTAATGATCTGGTCATGTTTGTTTGCCTTCCCTATACTCCAGAGCACCCGGGGAAGATGAAGGAGCATACAATGGGGTGGAGGATTCTCAGGAAGTGTGCACCACGTCCTTCTCCACTTCTCCACCCTCACAAGTACGTATGTCACTGCTTAGCAAAGTCAAACTTTGCAACTGTGTAAATTTTGCAAATGTTGTGAATGTGACTTCACTACCAAAAGGGTCAGGTGTTTTCTTAAACTATTTTGTCTTGCGCCGCGTTCAAATAGATTtgcatattcaaacatttgacaTATATTGATGACCATACATCCAACTGTTGTGTAGTTGTGTATCTGGTGGCTTGTTTGTGTATCTGGTGGTTTGCTATTCTCATACCCAAAGCTCATGTCACAATTCTGGCAGTGGGATAGCAGACATTTTTGTGTTGGAGACATTACCAAGCCCCCGTACCAAATGTGTCCTTTCCATTTTTCTGtataagtgctttcatttcttagcccctttctctccctctttctgtgctgtctgtgtagTGCGTGTTCACTGTAAGTAAGgcacataaaaaaataataataataataaaataaaataaacctgCAGTGATGGACCTCATGATGGGCCTGGCCTTCTCACACCAAGTGAGTCTTGTGTGTGGGCAtgtatctcactcactcacaatgcCTGAGGTGTTCCAGGACTATTTGGCCTGTCTTCTGATACCTCTTTAAAAGTAATAGAAGTATAGAACTCTTAAAAGCAAATCAATGAAGCAATCAAATGGGACATCTCTTTATCCCTTACattagggtgtccaatcaaaaacacatcttttgaccaatgggtaaaataatatGTTTATTGTGTAGATACTCCTCTAATAAAACCAATGGTCCTGACCTCATCTCTCTATAATAATCAGTTCAAAAGTTATTGGAGGTGTTAACCCTTTTAGAAtggactaaatcaatggaggccagaaagaaaaaaaagtggtaaaaaatCAGGACAACTGCATCGagtcagctaggctggattctgtgcgagaaataaggCTACTGTGGAtacctgacaggctcactttcccATTGAACTCATCTTTCTTCAAATccgcaggacataaaacaatatagatgtaagatggatatcgattttgagacatgTAGAATTTTAGGGTACTCTTTTCATATTCATTTGAAATTCCTGTTATTTTTTgaagatttctcacaaaaacaagcgtatctctgtgaaatgtcaacgggGCACtgagcttttttttattttattttcccaaagccttttacatttaattcagctcgtgtcgtgCTAATTGTGCTTTTTGCGACCCACGGAAAACAACTTTGAAAGACAAggaccacaaaatgtaaaatgctGAAAAGTTGTTACGAGAAACCTGCCACCGCTAGGTTAACAGAGCTCTGTGCGTATTATCGTATGTATAATGTTAAGAAATCCAACTTTTTCTATGTAATGTTAACAATATGTTAGAGAGAGTccactgaacgattcagaacatgaataatcatatttgtcttggtaaaaggTATTTTATAACCTACGGAAGTGCTTATGTAATTATCTACTGACTGCCCTAGGATTYCTAACCTCAAACCTTTCCACATGGTCCCATTGGTTTGCTGACAAGGATTCCTTAACAAGTAGTTAGTCATCACTTAAATATGTTTAATAGATTATCACGTTCATTGTCAGGGTAAGTCAAATCTGCCTAGAAGAGCTGTGCTTAAAACGTTTACCCTATCCTCTCTAATGCTATAGTTTCTACCTCCTGCTGCCTGCCTCCCATCACCCCATTTCTCCTCTGTGGATTAATTCATGTTTTAGCTCGCTCTCTTTTCCTTCTTTATTTTGCACTTtctcgctgtctctttctctctcactcactcactcactctctctgtctctctctttctcgctgtctctttctctcactcactctctcgctgtcgctctctttcttgctctctctctttctcgccctttctctctttctctctctcagctctactGCTCTCGTCTTTCTTATCAGTCTCCTGTGCTTGTTGGAGCTGCTGACTTCTGCCACCCCTCCACCTTAAACGCTGCCAACCCACACCAGGTAACCACCCAAGTATTGAGCtagtcaaatcacattttatttgtcacatgatttGTAAACAATAGTTGTATATTAACAGTGAAGTACTTACTTaccggcccttcccaacaatgcattgagagaaaaaaaatagcgAAATTATAGAAAAGtattaataaatacacaatgagtaacgatgacTTGGTTATATACACGTTGTACCAGTGCAGGGGTACGATGTAAATATGTGCATActgtataactaggaataaagtgactaggcaacaggatcaatagcaaacagtagcagcagcgtatgtgatgagttaaagttagtgcaaaaagggtcagtgCTGATAGTCCAGGTacctatttaactaactatttaccagtctcatggcttggggtagaagcggttcagggtcctgttggttccagacttgttgCATCGgtacagtctatgacttgtgtggctcgagtctttgaccatttgtagggccttcctctgacaccgcctggtatagaggtcatggatgacgccttgcggtcggatgccaagcactttgccataccaggcggtgacgcagccagtcaagatgctctaaaTGAATAGATTTGAGGGCCAACAAGGGAAACTAAGCTTTGCATAGGTGTTTCAACATGACTTTGCCAGTGCCAACTATGGCCTTTCACACGTCCTATGTAGATGGGAGTTCCAGGGAAGGAGGGGGGCGTACCCCAGAAGGTGCCTGTGCAGCCTTGTCACGGAGCCCAGGCAGAGCATCGACGAGTGTCCTCATGCCCCCCTTCTGATCATGTTCCCGCCACGCCCTCCAGCAGGTAAGCCCCAGTCTGCCATGACCCCCGTGTGACAAAGCGAAGCACCCTGTGGAACTGAGGATCACCTTAGGTGTTTAGGAGTTCCAGGGAAGAAACCTGGGAGAAACCTTGGGAGAAACCTGTTTGTTACAGCTTTGCCATGTGATCTTTCAAAGTGGTGAGGACGCAGAGACCTCGTCGAGGAGCGTTGAGGTGAAGAGTGGCTCTCCTTGTGGTGTACTGGAGACCACCTTCACCAGGAAAGTGGGTGCCTTTGTCAACAAGCCAGGCACACAGGTAGCGACAGCCTTTTTATGTCCTTGTTTAAGTACAAAGCTTAGATATTTATTCCTGGAAGTACCCATTCTTACGAGTAAAGGACATATTACCAGTGAGTGTTACACCCTTGTAATTACTGCAGTATTAACCTATGTCCATTGCAGGTAACCACAGCAAGCCTGGACTTACCATTTGCAGCGTTTGCTCCCAGAGCTTATGACCTCGAGGAAAATGACCCTATGGTAAATCAATTATTCACATGAATAATTGTCAGCCTTAAATAACTATTTTCTGGGTTATGGTTAGGAGTCATTTTAGTGCAGCCGTGGTAATGATATTACTTCTCCTTTATCCAAGGTTCAGCCGCCGGGGTCCTCAGCCACGTCCTCTCCCCTGCAGGGCAGTTTGCACTCCCAAGGCTCTGGTGAGAGTGGAGGCCCGGCACAGGACGACTTTGTTATGGTGGACTTTGTAAGTACCCTGCCTTCGGTAACACAGATTGCTCTATTTGTTTTCCAGGGGAAAACAGACACTACATTTTAGCCAAGGATAGATAGTAACTCAATCAATCTAACCCCATTTCTATGTCGTATCAAATGCTGCTACGAACAAATGTCTGTTTATGTCTGTCAATTGTGGATGTTATCTGCAGAGGAAGAAAACGTGAATTTTCTTCTTATAGAAATGAGCATTACTTACATCACTTAGCAGTGGTAATTTAATGCGCTTGCATACTAGGTTCgatttgctcctagcagaactcagcTAGACGAAGTGAATGTCTGTGCCTCGCGTACTCCCTTTAAAGACCTTGGcttgaaaaattattttaaaaagcaggaatagtactgtttgtccctctttAGATGCCGTAgaagtatacacttcctcaaaatagtctgaaattaatctaagataactcaagaaatctgtaataaaTGTAGAAGTTTTCAGTcgtagtcgcgcaattttacaacTAACAGaagtttggtgcagtatttctcaactGAAACAatttgcatgaaaacgagtcctctctcgttgaatgacatcaaacacttcattgaaggtAACGTAAGGGTAATGGCGGACTGAAGGGatttatgtagagcacctcaagataaaacataATATTYGAAATATCTGCTAAATTTgactaaaatattagcactacataatctggtgagtgataaccttcaatctggacaataacacaaaacaaatcctaaaactagagacatttatcgacaaatattacgaaaacaggcaacaaccaaacatgacggagagtaagacaggggaaccgattacaaaacgaaaacgtgactcttctacagacactgatgatttaatattctcaccaccgggaatggtaaaggtcgaaaccgatctgttaaaatcaataaatgacaaactgggtattcTTGAACTAgttagtaaggatataaaagagttgaaggcaagcctagagatgagtgatgaaaaagctgcgaaACATTGGAAGAAGAAAACCagatcctccctcctcccttNNNNNNNNNNNNNNNNNNNNNNNNNNNNNNNNNNNNNNNNNNNNNNNNNNNNNNNNNNNNNNNNNNNNNNNNNNNNNNNNNNNNNNNNNNNNNNNNNNNNNNNNNNNNNNNNNNNNNNNNNNNNNNNNNNNNNNNNNNNNNNNNNNNNNNNNNNNNNNNNNNNNNNNNNNNNNNNNNNNNNNNNNNNNNNNNNNNNNNNNNNNNNNNNNNNNNNNNNNNNNNNNNNNNNNNNNNNNNNNNNNNNNNNNNNNNNNNNNNNNNNNNNNNNNNNNNNNNNNNNNNNNNNNNNNNNNNNNNNNNNNNNNNNNNNNNNNNNNNNNNNNNNNNNNNNNNNNNNNNNNNNNNNNNNNNNNNNNNNNNNNNNNNNNNNNNNNNNNNNNNNNNNNNNNNNNNNNNNNNNNNNNNNNNNNNNNNNNNNNNNNNNNNNNNNNNNNNNNNNNNNNNNNNNNNNNNNNNNNNNNNNNNNNNNNNNNNNNNNNNNNNNNNNNNNNNNNNNNNNNNNNNNNNNNNNNNNNNNNNNNNNNNNNNNNNNNNNNNNNNNNNNNNNNNNNNNNNNNNNNNNNNNNNNNNNNNNNNNNNNNNNNNNNNNNNNNNNNNNNNNNNNNNNNNNNNNNNNNNNNNNNNNNNNNNNNNNNNNNNNNNNNNNNNNNNNNNNNNNNNNNNNNNNNNNNNNNNNNNNNNNNNNNNNNNNNNNNNNNNNNNNNNNNNNNNNNNNNNNNNNNNNNNNNNNNNNNNNNNNNNNNNNNNNNNNNNNNNNNNNNNNNNNNNNNNNNNNNNNNNNNNNNNNNNNNNNNNNNNNNNNNNNNNNNNNNNNNNNNNNNNNNNNNNNNNNNNNNNNNNNNNNNNNNNNNNNNNNNNNNNNNNNNNNNNNNNNNNNNNNNNNNNNNNNNNNNNNNNNNNNNNNNNNNNNNNNNNNNNN
It includes:
- the LOC111969225 gene encoding autophagy-related protein 13 isoform X5, coding for MMDSDLSPQDKKDLDKFIKFFALKTVQVIVQARLGEKVCTRSLSSPTGSDWFNLAIKDIPEVTHESKKALAGQLPGIGRSMCVEISLKTSEGDSMELETWCLEMNEKCDKDIKVSYTVYNRMSLLLKSLLAITRVTPAYKLSRKQGHDYVILYRIYFGEVQLTGLGEGFQTVRVGVVGTPIGTITLSCAYRTNLAFMSTRQFERTAPIMGIIIDHFVERPFGNMGHMHPCNYRAPGEDEGAYNGVEDSQEVCTTSFSTSPPSQMGVPGKEGGVPQKVPVQPCHGAQAEHRRVSSCPPSDHVPATPSSSGEDAETSSRSVEVKSGSPCGVLETTFTRKVGAFVNKPGTQVTTASLDLPFAAFAPRAYDLEENDPMVQPPGSSATSSPLQGSLHSQGSGESGGPAQDDFVMVDFKPAFSKDDLLPMDLGTFYREFQNPPQLTSLTIDVSSQSMAEDLDSLPEKLAVYEKNIDEFDAFVDTLQ